The following DNA comes from Tunturibacter psychrotolerans.
TACCAGTTCTTCGAGCGAGTTCACTCCCACCGAACCGTTCGCCGTAAGCTTCGCTGTCGCGTCTTTATTGAAGTCGAAGCCAACGACCTTATGACCTGCAAGACGTAGCCGTTCTGCCATGTTGAAGCCCATCTTGCCAAGTCCGATAATTCCCAGTTCCATCTATCTTCCTTCCTTATGCGGCGCGTAGACCGAGTTGTGCAAGCTCATCTCTGAGCTGAGTTGGTGATTCAAAGCGAATCGCCCGCATGCCGAGAGATCCCGCGGCAATACAGTTTTCAACGTTGTCATCGATAAAAAGAGCGGTCTCCGCCAGATGACCCGAGATCTCGATCGCTGCGCGATAGATTTCAGGATGCGGCTTCATCTCATGCACGTAACCGGAGCAGATGAAATAGTCAAAGAAAGGCCTCAGTCGAAAAGCATCCAGCCGGTGCTCATTCAGTTCGCGGCTTTCATTGTTCAGCGTCGCCAGCTTATACCGGCTCGAAGTGCCGAGCTTCCCAAGAATGTCTAAGCTCTCCGGATGAAGGATCTTGCTTTCAGCGCAGACCTGCGGCCACAATTCACTGAACGTGATATTTGGGTTTTGATTCAGAACAGTCAGATTGAAGAAGTGCTCAGCCGTTGAAAGCCCTCGCTCCCAGAAGTAGTTCGCTTCTTCATGACGCGACTCGTAATCGGCCAGATCCACGCCGAGCCTGGTCAAAACTTCCTTCCGCTGGCCTCTATCCCACCCATTAGTAAGCAAAACCCCACCTACATCCCAGAAGATCGTCTTGATCTTGATGTTCGAGGAAGATCTCACTTACCCTCCGGAAAATCTGCCCCGACCGTCACCTGCTCCCACGCAGCGATCTCCTTTTGCCAGTTATCCAGCTTGCCGCGAAATCGTTGCAGCGCGCTACGACCCAACAAAAGATGCAGCGGCGGATTGGGAGTTTCGACGACCTGAATCATCGCCTGAACCGCACGCACAGGATCGCCCGGCTGCTTCCCATCATTCTCCACGAAGTACTTCCGCATGTTGGCAGCAGTCTTGTCGTAGTCCGCGATCTTCGTCTTCGCAATCACTCCAGAGCGGCCCAGAAAATCAGTGCGGAACGGGCCCGGTTCAATGACCGTGACATGTATCCCCAGTGGCGCAAGCTCCGCAGCCAGTGCCTCCGAAAGCCCTTCCACTGCGAACTTGGTCGCGTTGTACATCCCGATGCCCTGGCCGCCGATCAGGCCGCCGATC
Coding sequences within:
- a CDS encoding HAD family hydrolase, with amino-acid sequence MRSSSNIKIKTIFWDVGGVLLTNGWDRGQRKEVLTRLGVDLADYESRHEEANYFWERGLSTAEHFFNLTVLNQNPNITFSELWPQVCAESKILHPESLDILGKLGTSSRYKLATLNNESRELNEHRLDAFRLRPFFDYFICSGYVHEMKPHPEIYRAAIEISGHLAETALFIDDNVENCIAAGSLGMRAIRFESPTQLRDELAQLGLRAA
- a CDS encoding oxidoreductase, with the protein product MTQSIQRVWFITGASTGFGRLLAEGVLKSGGKVVATARKLDKVADLEKQYPQTARVLALDVTDAGQVDSAVTQAFAQFGQVDVLVNNAGYGVAGAIEEVSEAEFMPMFETNVFGLLKVTRAFLPHLRKQRSGHILNLSSIGGLIGGQGIGMYNATKFAVEGLSEALAAELAPLGIHVTVIEPGPFRTDFLGRSGVIAKTKIADYDKTAANMRKYFVENDGKQPGDPVRAVQAMIQVVETPNPPLHLLLGRSALQRFRGKLDNWQKEIAAWEQVTVGADFPEGK